In Alteracholeplasma palmae J233, a single genomic region encodes these proteins:
- a CDS encoding ABC transporter permease — MKNKHLEPINNVRNYLHNIWELTKRNMRIFLKNKTSVLFSMLAPVLILVIYILFMGEFQVDMIANNLPESVEVSRKSISSITHAWMLSGIVGISSLTVALNSMFIAISDKERRVIDDFTASPVKLVNLTLSYFISAFILTFVICFLFLIIGIIYLIIATGVGFTFLDLFSLFGILILSTLSAVIVLMCITTFFKTTSAASSFTGIFSALVGFLIGAYLPVSILPKGIQNFANLIPGSHSTGLFRTVFMKRMIESLPEGISPEFIEQIKGTYGFDLQIFGAKINSSHMYLYLTASIFVFFIAYLVINKWIKKK, encoded by the coding sequence ATGAAGAATAAACACCTCGAACCAATTAATAATGTCAGAAATTATTTACATAATATTTGGGAATTAACAAAAAGAAATATGAGAATTTTCTTAAAAAATAAGACAAGTGTTTTATTTTCAATGTTAGCTCCGGTTTTAATTTTAGTTATATATATCTTGTTTATGGGTGAATTCCAAGTAGATATGATTGCTAATAATTTACCAGAGAGCGTAGAAGTATCAAGAAAATCAATTTCATCTATTACCCATGCATGGATGCTATCTGGAATAGTTGGAATATCTTCTTTAACAGTTGCGTTAAATAGTATGTTTATCGCAATCTCAGATAAAGAAAGAAGAGTGATTGATGACTTTACTGCATCGCCAGTAAAATTAGTTAATTTAACATTAAGCTATTTTATTTCAGCGTTTATCCTAACTTTTGTTATCTGTTTTCTATTTTTAATTATAGGAATTATTTATCTTATTATCGCAACAGGTGTAGGATTTACATTTTTAGATTTATTCTCATTATTTGGTATTTTAATACTTTCTACACTATCTGCTGTAATTGTTTTAATGTGTATTACAACCTTTTTTAAAACGACATCAGCAGCTTCATCATTTACAGGTATATTTAGTGCCTTAGTTGGTTTTTTAATTGGGGCTTACTTACCAGTTTCAATTCTTCCAAAAGGCATTCAAAATTTTGCTAATCTGATTCCAGGATCACATTCGACTGGCTTGTTTAGAACAGTTTTTATGAAAAGAATGATTGAATCACTTCCTGAAGGCATTTCTCCAGAGTTCATTGAACAAATAAAAGGAACATATGGATTTGACCTTCAAATATTTGGGGCTAAAATTAATAGTTCTCATATGTATTTATACTTAACGGCTTCTATTTTTGTTTTCTTTATTGCATATTTAGTTATCAATAAATGGATTAAGAAAAAGTAG
- a CDS encoding glycosyltransferase: MKTNIPKIIHYVWVGKKEKNDLAKHCIESFKKFCPEYEIMEWNEDNFDVDAHPQVKKALEEKNWAYASDIIRVWALYQYGGIYLDTDLELTKPLDDLLDYDMFLCYESKYWFGTAVLAAKKHHEVLKKIYARYDHENKITFNTNPLTVHAFTAVLRKYYGLKPNGKKQVLDNILLLPEDYFFPINYMTLKKKITNHTYGIHYYGTSWHNKSQKAGTSIAKVSRKLLGKHIFSIFEKIVGNSFYKKLKKEFNELERKGKINGLYYTDN; encoded by the coding sequence ATGAAAACAAATATACCTAAAATAATCCATTATGTATGGGTTGGAAAAAAAGAAAAAAACGATCTTGCAAAACACTGCATAGAAAGTTTTAAAAAGTTTTGTCCAGAGTATGAAATCATGGAATGGAATGAAGATAATTTTGATGTAGATGCTCATCCGCAAGTAAAAAAAGCACTAGAAGAAAAAAATTGGGCATACGCATCAGATATTATAAGAGTATGGGCGCTATATCAGTATGGGGGGATCTATTTAGACACTGATTTAGAGCTAACAAAACCATTGGATGATTTATTAGATTATGATATGTTTTTATGTTATGAAAGCAAATACTGGTTTGGAACAGCTGTTTTAGCTGCTAAAAAACATCATGAAGTATTAAAAAAAATATATGCTAGATACGATCATGAAAATAAAATTACTTTTAATACTAATCCATTAACAGTACATGCGTTTACAGCTGTATTAAGAAAATATTATGGATTAAAACCTAATGGTAAAAAACAAGTATTAGACAATATTTTATTATTGCCGGAAGATTATTTTTTTCCTATTAATTATATGACACTAAAAAAGAAAATAACTAACCATACTTATGGTATCCATTATTATGGGACAAGTTGGCATAATAAGTCTCAAAAAGCAGGGACAAGTATTGCCAAAGTTTCTAGAAAATTATTAGGAAAACATATCTTTTCTATATTTGAAAAAATCGTTGGTAATTCTTTTTATAAAAAATTAAAAAAAGAATTTAATGAATTAGAACGAAAGGGGAAAATCAATGGATTATATTATACAGACAACTAA
- a CDS encoding alpha/beta fold hydrolase yields MKKIYSTILLIVVAITTLSFTYGNELNDLGNEILYNETNTYNYDKTRLSKEGSLYNIEDPNLNKVSNSEPLVTFITHGLGGSASHWSNLTGFEEYKKYGLNETEISKEVKEEFSYTEDSIISMLSYLSDSNIFFAGFDENKNSHMVNLNKQNIDKTTVLGRVYDINTSSPYKESHITDISKHTIIVFESSRKASTGPNNDVYEEFNYLASKVIYDIKKLNGNILPKVNLIGHSRGGITNLQYALDHPDLVHSVFSFGTPYFGSETLRLGKELGVGEASKSMYQDINDTEKIEKYYNRWNDNYHRKYYKINVHALGGYSSLNSLVDLFVSSDYLIEELMSRLQETLQKNLDKEKLKKFLLSLEKGIISTGEWSFKIYGLFSDSFLGIDDILKTIPQTKIIIAHMQSQIRKKHFFAKYMYYSDVLVDLPSQIGEKGDLEYLGFNKYEKEFNTKNSNPNKLASNTFTVVHNMETRDIDFVGYVVRNIKMNSATNNKYELYHINDSEVEIVNYLGSGSETVEIPQEIEGKTVVRIYKNAFSFSKATKVIVPSTVANIGKSAFSNMENLKEIDLSKTKITELNEYLFSGDKQLVDVKLPEGLKTIKESAFYDNHELENISIPNTVIKIEKSVFENNKKLKKISLPNNLESIENNFVMGCENLNSLELSNQNKVYSVDENVLYNKDKTTLFIYPQGKNNEYFRVPSSVSYIATESFIGNQFLKSIDLNKTIEVGARAFEKSGNLQNIETLDIKKIGLNAFSGTKWLDKEVEYAILGNTLVKYKGSKEKIEAYDIPVTINRIDQNSFAYTEVKEITLPKSVKSIATNAFYQATKLEKIILLGNPVLEYGFIDKGKVSVKMPNSLYINTLSENGHLDIRDNLEILKTEVTLVDNGKSDTKTFLYGEPYNIDNGSINAEKWYSADGKVYEKSGVWNYTGEIITLKTKDKKDLEIMKGNKVIYTYRLVIGDSYNFINNEFYVNGNSVFTLPKPSIGYEYDLSQLETKNYDGSYSSIELVEKEIVYSVKIMNHVPNGDNSNYDIKKYTYKRVMEDGFKLFYPREDDKYDFNGLYYDSNYDESTKINDPKEIIKYKTLYGKWSKKTFKVVLNYNDNITPKEEILIEFGEPITLPEKTRNYYESSTWKDSDNRSFSFGTKITVISNLDLYIDWKLTEYDITYYNVDRIDSNRLPKTYNIESEITLENISRKGFKFEGWYTSSYYTTSKNKINKGSAGNAYFYAKWSIDFSYNRGERLITDKGITKNHYDVINIKDYTGYTITELRRNGYENIIISISLTMWEKSDGYQHIYISDSLKETNHIYSEEYDHKEGSKSVTRTLTISCNISRFTDDSIFILFDASGWSNDDWYNIISVNVTGRVVESNGNGGSCPVHDTPPINPGFEIIYC; encoded by the coding sequence ATGAAAAAAATTTATAGTACAATATTATTAATAGTAGTTGCTATTACAACACTTAGTTTTACATATGGTAATGAGTTGAATGATTTAGGCAATGAGATACTTTACAATGAAACTAATACATATAATTATGATAAAACACGACTATCAAAAGAAGGTTCACTTTATAATATAGAGGATCCTAATTTAAATAAAGTTTCAAATAGTGAACCATTAGTTACTTTTATTACGCATGGTCTAGGAGGAAGTGCTAGTCACTGGAGTAATTTAACAGGTTTTGAAGAATACAAAAAATATGGATTAAATGAAACAGAAATATCTAAAGAAGTTAAGGAAGAGTTTAGTTATACCGAAGACTCAATTATTTCCATGTTAAGCTATCTTTCAGACTCTAATATCTTTTTTGCGGGATTTGATGAGAATAAAAATAGTCATATGGTGAATTTGAACAAACAAAACATAGATAAAACAACAGTTCTAGGGAGAGTATATGATATTAATACCTCAAGTCCTTATAAAGAGTCTCACATTACTGATATATCTAAACATACAATAATTGTTTTTGAATCTTCAAGAAAAGCTTCAACTGGACCAAATAATGATGTATATGAAGAATTTAATTATCTTGCTAGCAAGGTTATTTATGATATAAAAAAATTAAATGGAAATATTTTACCTAAAGTTAATTTAATTGGACATAGTAGAGGTGGAATTACTAATTTACAATACGCTCTTGATCATCCAGATTTAGTTCACTCAGTATTTAGTTTTGGAACACCATATTTTGGATCTGAGACACTAAGACTTGGAAAAGAACTAGGTGTAGGAGAAGCTTCAAAAAGCATGTATCAAGATATAAATGATACAGAAAAAATTGAAAAATACTATAATCGTTGGAATGATAATTATCACCGTAAATACTATAAAATTAATGTTCATGCACTGGGTGGATATTCTAGTTTAAATTCACTAGTGGATTTATTTGTATCAAGTGATTACTTAATAGAAGAACTTATGAGTAGACTTCAAGAGACTCTTCAAAAAAATTTAGATAAAGAAAAATTGAAAAAGTTTTTGTTGTCACTTGAAAAAGGAATAATATCTACAGGAGAATGGTCTTTTAAAATTTATGGTTTATTTTCTGATTCATTTTTGGGAATAGATGATATTCTGAAAACTATACCTCAAACAAAAATAATTATTGCTCATATGCAATCTCAGATACGAAAAAAACATTTTTTTGCTAAGTATATGTACTATAGTGACGTTTTAGTAGATCTACCTTCACAAATAGGTGAAAAAGGCGATTTAGAATACCTTGGTTTTAATAAGTATGAAAAAGAATTTAATACAAAAAACTCAAATCCCAATAAGTTGGCAAGCAATACTTTTACTGTAGTACATAATATGGAAACAAGAGATATTGATTTTGTTGGTTATGTAGTAAGAAATATTAAAATGAATAGTGCAACTAATAATAAATATGAACTATATCATATTAACGATTCTGAAGTAGAAATTGTTAACTATTTAGGATCTGGATCAGAAACAGTAGAAATTCCTCAAGAAATAGAGGGGAAAACTGTTGTAAGAATATATAAGAATGCTTTTTCTTTTTCAAAGGCTACAAAAGTAATAGTTCCTAGTACTGTGGCTAATATAGGTAAATCTGCTTTTTCAAATATGGAAAATCTTAAAGAGATTGATTTATCTAAAACTAAAATAACTGAACTAAACGAATACTTATTTTCAGGAGATAAACAATTAGTTGATGTTAAATTGCCTGAAGGACTTAAAACAATCAAAGAATCGGCCTTTTATGATAATCACGAGTTAGAAAATATTAGTATTCCAAATACTGTGATAAAAATTGAAAAATCAGTATTTGAAAATAATAAAAAGCTTAAGAAAATTTCATTACCCAATAATTTGGAGAGTATAGAAAATAACTTCGTAATGGGGTGTGAAAATCTCAATTCCTTAGAATTAAGTAATCAAAATAAGGTATACTCAGTAGATGAAAATGTCTTATATAATAAAGATAAAACTACTTTATTCATTTATCCCCAGGGGAAAAATAATGAATATTTTAGAGTACCAAGTAGTGTGTCTTATATTGCTACAGAAAGTTTTATAGGAAATCAGTTTTTAAAAAGCATTGATTTAAATAAAACTATAGAAGTTGGTGCAAGGGCATTTGAAAAAAGTGGAAATCTACAAAATATTGAAACTCTTGATATTAAAAAGATTGGATTGAATGCATTTTCTGGCACAAAGTGGTTAGACAAAGAAGTCGAATATGCTATTTTAGGAAATACATTAGTTAAATATAAAGGATCTAAAGAAAAAATAGAAGCGTATGATATTCCAGTTACAATTAATCGTATTGATCAAAATTCATTTGCCTATACAGAGGTTAAGGAAATTACACTACCAAAATCAGTAAAAAGTATTGCAACTAATGCATTCTATCAAGCAACGAAATTAGAAAAAATTATTCTTTTAGGAAACCCTGTTTTAGAATATGGATTTATTGATAAAGGCAAAGTAAGTGTAAAAATGCCAAACTCTCTTTATATAAATACATTAAGTGAAAATGGACATCTTGACATAAGAGATAATCTAGAAATATTAAAAACAGAGGTAACTCTTGTAGACAATGGAAAAAGCGATACTAAGACTTTTCTTTATGGAGAACCATACAATATAGATAACGGTTCGATAAATGCGGAAAAGTGGTATAGTGCTGACGGTAAAGTCTATGAAAAAAGTGGAGTGTGGAATTACACTGGCGAAATAATTACTTTAAAAACAAAAGATAAAAAAGACTTAGAAATAATGAAAGGTAATAAAGTTATATATACATATAGATTAGTTATCGGGGATAGTTATAATTTTATTAATAATGAATTTTATGTCAATGGAAATAGTGTATTCACATTACCAAAACCTAGTATTGGATATGAGTATGATTTAAGTCAGTTAGAAACCAAAAATTATGATGGAAGCTACAGTTCAATTGAACTTGTAGAAAAAGAAATAGTATATAGTGTTAAAATAATGAATCACGTGCCAAACGGTGATAATAGTAATTATGATATAAAAAAATACACATACAAAAGAGTGATGGAAGATGGCTTTAAATTGTTCTATCCAAGAGAAGATGATAAATATGATTTTAATGGGCTTTATTATGATTCAAACTATGATGAATCAACAAAAATAAATGACCCTAAAGAAATTATTAAATACAAAACGCTCTATGGAAAATGGAGTAAAAAAACTTTTAAAGTTGTGCTTAACTATAATGATAACATTACACCAAAAGAAGAAATTTTAATAGAATTTGGTGAACCAATTACACTGCCTGAGAAAACTAGAAATTATTACGAAAGTTCAACTTGGAAAGATTCCGATAATCGTAGTTTTTCATTTGGAACAAAGATAACGGTTATTTCTAATTTAGATTTATATATTGACTGGAAGTTAACTGAATATGATATTACTTACTATAATGTGGATCGAATTGATTCAAATAGATTGCCAAAAACATATAATATAGAAAGTGAAATAACTCTAGAAAATATATCTAGAAAGGGATTTAAATTTGAAGGATGGTATACAAGTTCTTATTATACGACTTCAAAAAATAAAATTAACAAAGGAAGTGCAGGTAATGCTTATTTCTATGCTAAGTGGTCAATTGATTTTTCATATAATAGAGGAGAAAGACTAATTACTGACAAGGGTATAACTAAAAATCATTATGACGTGATAAACATTAAAGATTACACTGGATACACCATAACTGAACTTAGGAGAAATGGGTATGAAAATATCATTATTAGTATATCCTTAACAATGTGGGAAAAAAGTGATGGATACCAACATATCTATATCAGTGATAGTTTAAAAGAAACAAACCACATTTATTCTGAAGAATATGACCATAAAGAGGGATCAAAAAGTGTAACAAGAACTTTAACAATTTCATGCAATATAAGCAGATTCACAGATGATAGTATATTCATATTGTTTGATGCAAGTGGTTGGAGTAACGATGATTGGTATAATATTATATCAGTTAACGTTACTGGAAGAGTAGTAGAAAGTAATGGAAATGGAGGATCTTGCCCAGTGCATGACACCCCACCTATAAATCCTGGATTTGAAATTATATATTGTTAA
- a CDS encoding DegV family protein yields MIKVVVDSTSDLKPEYLKENDIKMIPLQVFVEGKEYLDKTNIDVKEVYQYIRENKNIKTSLPRYQDLYEVFESYAKINQPFIFFAFSKEMSGTYNAAHTVLAEIKEIYPDAKIAIIDSKTGSLSSSIIVFKLVDKIKAGASFDEAVDYANKLTYETGFIFMVNDLSQLVKGGRVSKVKALVSNVLKIHPILKIEEGKINNFKNVIGYKRTITELIKEAKKMIQDTSQTIYISYADNAELAYEVRDLLEKELGCKDFYFDAIGSVFAAHLGLGSVGISFFK; encoded by the coding sequence ATGATTAAAGTTGTTGTGGATAGTACTTCAGATTTAAAACCTGAATACTTAAAAGAAAATGATATTAAAATGATTCCTCTTCAAGTATTTGTTGAAGGAAAAGAATACTTAGATAAAACAAACATAGATGTTAAAGAAGTATATCAATACATAAGAGAAAATAAAAACATAAAAACATCACTACCAAGATACCAAGATTTATATGAAGTTTTTGAAAGCTATGCAAAAATCAATCAACCATTTATATTTTTTGCGTTCTCAAAAGAAATGTCAGGTACATATAATGCTGCTCACACAGTTTTAGCAGAAATAAAAGAGATATATCCTGACGCTAAAATAGCTATCATTGATTCTAAAACAGGATCCCTTTCATCAAGTATAATAGTTTTTAAACTAGTTGATAAAATAAAAGCTGGTGCTTCATTTGATGAGGCAGTAGATTATGCTAACAAACTTACATATGAAACCGGATTTATTTTTATGGTCAATGATTTATCACAATTAGTTAAAGGTGGAAGAGTCTCAAAAGTTAAAGCCTTAGTAAGTAATGTATTAAAAATTCATCCTATCTTAAAAATAGAAGAAGGTAAAATTAATAACTTTAAAAATGTTATTGGATATAAAAGAACAATAACAGAACTGATTAAAGAAGCTAAAAAGATGATTCAAGATACCAGTCAAACGATTTATATTAGTTATGCAGATAATGCAGAATTAGCATATGAAGTCAGAGATTTATTAGAAAAAGAACTAGGATGTAAAGATTTTTATTTTGATGCCATCGGAAGTGTGTTTGCGGCTCATTTAGGACTAGGGTCAGTTGGTATTTCATTTTTTAAATAA
- a CDS encoding ABC transporter ATP-binding protein yields the protein MDYIIQTTNLTKSYNNFQAVKGIDFKVKRGGLFAFLGLNGAGKSTTINILCSIIQKDSGKIMIDGLDLDKDVNKIKEKVGIVFQRSVLDLQLTVLQNLLSRASLYPLTKEQTHNRIQYLTEILELESILNRQYGQLSGGQKRKVDIARALLHEPKILFLDEPTTGLDPNTRIAVWEMLDKLMKDKELTIFLTTHYMEEVVNANHVVILDEGKIVAEGTPDELKDIYANDILRIINKKDEKIDQILKQFEKDYTYNQGIYLVKVKDSLDALEIINQNKELLSNFEILKGNMDQVFLNATGKKLEVKNEE from the coding sequence ATGGATTATATTATACAGACAACTAATTTAACAAAGTCATATAATAACTTTCAAGCTGTAAAGGGCATTGATTTTAAAGTTAAAAGAGGCGGTTTATTTGCCTTTTTAGGATTAAACGGCGCTGGAAAATCTACGACTATCAATATATTATGTTCTATCATACAAAAAGATAGTGGAAAGATTATGATTGATGGGCTAGATTTAGATAAAGATGTTAATAAAATAAAAGAAAAAGTTGGTATAGTTTTTCAAAGATCAGTTTTAGATCTCCAATTAACAGTTTTACAAAATCTTTTATCAAGAGCTAGTTTATATCCTTTAACAAAAGAACAGACGCACAATAGAATTCAATACTTAACTGAAATATTAGAGTTAGAAAGTATTTTAAATAGACAATATGGCCAGTTATCTGGTGGACAAAAAAGAAAAGTAGATATTGCTAGAGCATTATTACATGAACCTAAAATACTATTTTTAGATGAGCCGACAACAGGATTAGACCCTAACACAAGGATTGCCGTTTGGGAAATGTTGGATAAACTTATGAAAGACAAAGAACTCACTATTTTTTTAACAACACATTACATGGAAGAAGTAGTTAATGCTAACCATGTAGTCATTCTTGATGAGGGAAAAATAGTTGCTGAAGGAACTCCAGATGAACTAAAAGATATCTATGCAAATGATATTTTAAGAATTATTAATAAAAAAGATGAAAAAATTGATCAAATATTAAAACAATTTGAAAAAGACTATACGTATAACCAAGGTATCTATTTAGTCAAAGTTAAAGATTCTTTAGATGCACTAGAAATTATCAATCAGAATAAAGAACTCTTATCAAACTTTGAAATATTAAAAGGTAATATGGACCAAGTATTCTTAAATGCTACTGGTAAGAAGTTGGAGGTAAAAAATGAAGAATAA
- a CDS encoding InlB B-repeat-containing protein, whose protein sequence is MKKIAIICLTLVLSLALVGCNEKERTFEEDDMIYYQEGAYNSIIGVTEEGKKKKHIVLKDRVKDVKVRIGRRPIRFPVAPHLEGELESENIEKVYIMWTSNRHTNVLSLENLPKLNKVFYISINAPGIIDPKDFYSMEKAGIYHANDGTSEPDYDRKIYLANLSYRLNYEETLKKDFYFIDDYDDELIDFIPEDPTREGYEFKGWYKEKECLNLWDFKEDKVNKKKYDDNQKYVYEETILYAGWNKK, encoded by the coding sequence ATGAAAAAAATAGCAATCATATGTTTAACTTTAGTATTATCATTAGCACTTGTTGGATGTAATGAAAAAGAACGTACCTTTGAAGAAGATGATATGATATATTATCAAGAAGGTGCTTACAATTCTATTATAGGTGTAACAGAAGAAGGTAAAAAGAAGAAACATATTGTTTTAAAAGATAGAGTGAAAGACGTAAAAGTTAGAATAGGAAGACGTCCTATACGATTTCCAGTAGCACCCCATTTGGAAGGGGAGTTAGAAAGTGAAAATATTGAAAAAGTATATATAATGTGGACTAGCAACAGACATACTAATGTTTTGAGTCTTGAAAATCTGCCTAAGTTAAATAAAGTTTTTTATATAAGTATCAATGCACCTGGAATTATTGATCCAAAAGACTTTTATAGTATGGAAAAAGCTGGAATCTACCATGCTAATGATGGAACATCTGAGCCAGATTACGACCGTAAAATTTATTTGGCTAACCTATCATATAGACTAAACTATGAAGAAACACTCAAAAAAGATTTTTATTTTATAGATGATTATGATGATGAGTTAATAGATTTTATACCAGAAGATCCAACAAGGGAAGGTTATGAATTTAAAGGATGGTATAAAGAAAAAGAGTGTCTTAATTTATGGGATTTTAAAGAAGACAAGGTTAATAAAAAGAAGTATGATGACAATCAAAAATATGTATACGAAGAAACTATTCTTTATGCAGGATGGAATAAAAAATAA
- a CDS encoding HIT family protein, which translates to MKNENCSYCMKNELLEKFGYLAWETENSLIIVFKDQTKPGRMIVAYKGHEAEIQYLSDDKRNAFLKDVSDIAKAIQKAYHPDRINYGAFGDTGGHLHFHLVPKYKDGAEWGGMFTMNTGVLVDEKECEKVAEKIKQAYQK; encoded by the coding sequence ATGAAAAATGAGAATTGTTCATACTGCATGAAAAATGAATTATTAGAAAAATTCGGATATCTTGCATGGGAAACAGAAAACTCACTAATTATCGTATTTAAAGATCAAACTAAACCTGGTAGAATGATTGTTGCTTATAAAGGACATGAAGCAGAGATTCAATACTTATCTGATGATAAGAGAAATGCATTTTTAAAAGATGTTTCAGATATTGCCAAGGCAATTCAAAAAGCTTATCACCCAGATCGTATTAACTATGGTGCATTTGGTGATACTGGCGGGCACTTGCATTTTCATTTAGTACCTAAATATAAAGATGGTGCTGAATGGGGTGGAATGTTTACTATGAACACTGGTGTTTTAGTAGATGAAAAAGAATGCGAAAAAGTTGCAGAAAAAATTAAACAAGCATATCAAAAATAA
- the purB gene encoding adenylosuccinate lyase: protein MINRYKRDMMHLIWTDENKFKTFLLIELTASEAFQKLGKIPLEDLIKLKENATFDLERIYELENETKHDVIAFTRAVSESLGDEKKWVHYGLTSTDIVDTANSYLLKQANDIIEKDLYELKEVLKEKALEYKEIPCIGRTHGIHADITSFGLKWALWYDELNRNIERFKYARNEIEVAKLSGAVGNYANTDPFIQEYVAEKLGLKSAHISTQVLQRDRHAFYMQALNLIASLLEKIALEVRHLQRTEVNEVSEYFDKNQKGSSAMPHKKNPITSENITGCARVFRGYVTTFNENIALWHERDISHSSTERIILPDATMLLDYMLNRYTKTLKDLIVRKDKMLLNIYKTHGVIFSQRVLSALIEKGFSREKAYDMVQKVAIKAYEENIDFFDLLIENKILDVLTKKELEDCFTLGYYFKNIEYIYKKVGLI, encoded by the coding sequence ATGATTAATAGATATAAGCGCGATATGATGCATTTGATATGGACAGATGAAAATAAATTTAAAACTTTTTTACTGATTGAACTAACTGCTTCAGAAGCATTTCAAAAACTAGGTAAGATACCGCTAGAAGACTTAATCAAATTAAAAGAAAATGCGACATTTGATTTAGAAAGAATATATGAATTAGAAAATGAAACTAAACATGATGTGATTGCTTTTACAAGAGCAGTTTCAGAGAGTTTAGGCGATGAAAAAAAATGGGTTCATTACGGATTAACTTCAACTGATATTGTAGATACTGCAAACAGTTATTTATTAAAACAGGCCAATGATATTATTGAAAAGGACTTATATGAACTAAAAGAAGTCTTAAAAGAAAAAGCTCTTGAATATAAAGAAATACCATGTATTGGAAGAACACATGGCATACATGCAGATATTACTTCATTTGGTCTTAAATGGGCTTTATGGTACGATGAATTAAATAGAAATATAGAGCGTTTTAAATATGCAAGAAATGAAATTGAAGTTGCTAAGTTAAGTGGAGCAGTAGGTAATTATGCTAATACAGATCCATTTATTCAAGAATATGTAGCAGAAAAATTAGGATTAAAATCTGCTCATATTTCTACACAAGTTCTTCAAAGAGATAGACATGCATTTTATATGCAAGCACTTAATTTAATCGCAAGCTTATTAGAAAAAATAGCACTAGAAGTAAGACACTTACAGAGAACTGAAGTCAACGAAGTTTCTGAATATTTTGATAAAAATCAAAAGGGTTCATCAGCTATGCCACATAAAAAAAATCCTATTACCTCAGAAAATATTACAGGATGTGCAAGAGTTTTTAGAGGATATGTAACAACATTTAATGAAAACATTGCGTTATGGCATGAACGTGATATTAGTCATTCTAGTACAGAAAGAATTATTTTACCGGATGCGACAATGCTTTTAGATTATATGCTCAATCGCTATACTAAGACCTTAAAGGATTTAATTGTTAGAAAAGATAAAATGCTTTTAAACATATATAAAACACATGGTGTGATTTTTTCTCAAAGAGTGCTTTCTGCCCTAATAGAAAAAGGGTTTAGTAGAGAAAAGGCCTATGATATGGTTCAAAAAGTAGCCATAAAAGCTTATGAAGAAAATATAGATTTTTTTGATCTATTAATAGAAAATAAAATATTAGATGTTTTAACAAAAAAGGAATTAGAAGATTGTTTTACTTTGGGTTATTATTTTAAAAATATTGAGTACATTTATAAAAAGGTAGGACTTATCTAA